In Silene latifolia isolate original U9 population chromosome X, ASM4854445v1, whole genome shotgun sequence, the following proteins share a genomic window:
- the LOC141622515 gene encoding putative galacturonosyltransferase 9 — protein sequence MAVAGRGGRGPPGSGIRSIMSYRIFVTIVFSLLFFLALKLLFVSPSYPSSDPVMPTTGNAYIHRTFLALKSDPSKTRLDLIHKQAQVHIMLVNAYAAYARKLKLENSRQLSQYEELAQNFTDLLSKPAYRTALFETEGAVDEEVLRQFEKEVKDKVKLARLMIADAKESYDNQLKIQKLKDTIFAVHEQFVKAKKNGAIASYIAAKSVPKSLHCLGMRLVGERIAHPDKYKDEEPKPEFEDPTLYHYAIFSENIIAVSVVVNSVVKNAKEPGKHVFHVVTDRKIVAAMKVWFIMRPVKGGAHIEVKAIEDFSFLNPSYVPFLRQLESAKSQTLDAENQTDTTVKDADHPQFLSMLSHLRFYLPEMYPNLHRIVLLDDDVVVQKDLTDLWNIDLEGKIVGSVDTCFGSFHRYSHYLNFSHPLIRENFNPKACAWAFGMNIFDLDAWRREKSTEQYHYWQNLNEDHALWQSGTLPAGLVTFYSKTKSLDKSWHVLGLGYNPSVSMDEIRNAAVIHFSGSMKPWLDIAMNQYKELWTKYVDNDMEFVQMCNFGL from the exons ATGGCGGTGGCGGGTCGAGGAGGAAGAGGACCACCCGGGTCGGGTATTCGAAGTATAATGTCCTATCGGATCTTCGTTACTATCGTATTCTCTCTCTTATTTTTCCTTGCTCTTAAACTCCTCTTTGTCTCACCTTCCTACCCTTCTTCAGATCCT GTGATGCCAACAACTGGAAATGCATATATTCATAGAACATTTCTAGCTTTGAAGTCAGATCCGTCAAAGACAAGGCTTGATCTAATTCACAAACAAGCCCAGGTTCATATTATGCTTGTTAATGCCTACGCTGCCTATGCGCGCAAGTTGAAACTTGAGAATTCACGGCAGCTTAGTCAGTATGAGGAGTTGGCACAAAACTTTACTGACTTGTTGTCTAAGCCTGCCTACCGCACAGCTTTGTTTGAGACAGAAGGTGCTGTTGATGAGGAAGTTTTGAGGCAATTTGAGAAGGAAGTAAAGGATAAAGTGAAGTTGGCCCGGTTAATGATTGCAGACGCTAAAGAGTCGTATGACAATCAGCTGAAGATTCAAAAATTGAAGGATACGATATTTGCAGTTCATGAACAGTTTGTTAAAGCAAAAAAGAATGGCGCCATTGCAAGCTACATTGCTGCAAAATCAGTGCCCAAAAGTTTGCATTGTCTTGGCATGAGGCTTGTTGGGGAGAGAATCGCTCACCCTGACAAGTACAAGGATGAAGAGCCAAAGCCTGAGTTTGAGGATCCTACACTTTATCATTATGCCATATTTTCAGAAAATATAATTGCTGTATCTGTGGTTGTTAACTCTGTGGTTAAGAATGCTAAAGAGCCAGGGAAACACGTTTTCCACGTGGTGACAGATAGAAAGATTGTTGCAGCAATGAAGGTGTGGTTCATAATGAGGCCTGTTAAAGGGGGAGCCCATATCGAAGTTAAAGCCATAGAAGACTTCAGCTTTTTGAATCCATCATATGTGCCATTCCTCAGACAGCTTGAATCGGCTAAGTCACAGACACTTGATGCTGAGAATCAGACTGATACTACAGTTAAAGATGCCGATCACCCCCAGTTCCTGTCCATGTTGAGTCATCTGAGGTTTTATTTGCCCGAGATGTATCCTAACTTGCACCGTATAGTACTTCTGGATGATGATGTTGTTGTGCAGAAGGACTTGACTGATTTGTGGAACATTGACTTAGAGGGAAAAATAGTCGGGTCTGTCGACACCTGCTTTGGGTCCTTCCACAGGTACTCCCACTATTTAAACTTTTCCCATCCTCTCATCCGGGAGAACTTTAACCCCAAGGCCTGTGCCTGGGCTTTTGGGATGAATATCTTTGACCTGGATGCATGGAGGCGTGAAAAGTCCACAGAGCAGTACCACTATTGGCAGAACTTG AACGAAGATCATGCCCTGTGGCAGTCGGGAACTCTTCCTGCTGGCCTTGTTACATTCTATTCAAAGACGAAGTCGTTGGATAAATCATGGCATGTACTTGGGCTCGGTTATAATCCAAGTGTGAGCATGGATGAGATAAGAAACGCAGCAGTCATTCatttcagtgggagcatgaaacctTGGCTAGACATTGCGATGAATCAGTACAAAGAGCTCTGGACCAAGTATGTCGACAATGACATGGAATTTGTGCAGATGTGCAATTTTGGCCTGTAG
- the LOC141622513 gene encoding zinc finger protein CONSTANS-LIKE 2-like, producing MLKQEVSNHGGVWMCEACDRAPAAFFCKADAASLCATCDADIHSANPLARRHHRVPIYGHDPSGIMSGDDYLGDETTDEADEDEAASWLLLNQPASGKTSTHNHNHNNNNNNNTEVDEYLDLFEYNTNGDNHYCEQFDKQKPELSVTEKNCGGDSVVPVQNQIHYQNFLFGMECDSKPAYNYNASLAHSVSVSSLDVGVVPESSTVSEISMSHTRPPKGTIDLFSNPPMQVPTQLSPLDREARVMRYREKKKNRKFEKTIRYASRKAYAETRPRIKGRFAKRTNVEAEVDQTYPNGFMSDCGYGIVPSF from the exons ATGTTGAAGCAGGAAGTATCAAATCATGGAGGAGTTTGGATGTGTGAGGCGTGTGATAGAGCGCCAGCCGCCTTTTTCTGTAAGGCGGATGCTGCATCACTCTGTGCTACCTGTGATGCTGATATCCATTCAGCTAACCCTCTTGCTCGCCGCCACCACAGGGTCCCAATTTACGGACATGACCCTAGTGGCATCATGTCCGGGGATGATTACTTGGGCGATGAGACGACTGATGAGGCTGACGAGGATGAGGCCGCTTCTTGGCTGCTTCTGAACCAGCCTGCATCAGGCAAAACCAGCactcacaaccacaaccacaacaacaacaacaataataatactgAGGTAGACGAGTATTTGGACCTTTTCGAGTATAATACGAATGGGGATAATCATTACTGTGAGCAGTTTGATAAGCAGAAGCCGGAATTAAGCGTTACTGAGAAGAATTGTGGAGGTGACAGTGTGGTGCCTGTTCAAAACCAGATTCATTATCAGAATTTTTTATTTGGGATGGAATGTGATTCCAAACCTGCCTACAATTACAACGCTTCGCTCGCTCATTCT GTATCAGTTTCATCACTGGATGTAGGAGTAGTACCGGAATCATCAACAGTGAGCGAAATCTCCATGTCGCATACAAGGCCACCAAAGGGTACAATCGACTTATTTTCAAACCCGCCTATGCAAGTCCCAACCCAACTATCTCCGCTCGACAGGGAGGCTAGGGTGATGAGATAcagagaaaagaagaagaacaGAAAGTTTGAGAAGACAATACGTTATGCTTCAAGAAAGGCGTACGCTGAAACCAGGCCTCGGATTAAAGGCCGGTTCGCTAAGAGAACTAATGTTGAAGCGGAGGTAGATCAGACGTATCCTAATGGATTTATGTCTGACTGTGGTTATGGCATTGTGCCTTCTTTCTGA